A region of Bombus huntii isolate Logan2020A chromosome 15, iyBomHunt1.1, whole genome shotgun sequence DNA encodes the following proteins:
- the LOC126874090 gene encoding serine-rich adhesin for platelets-like isoform X4, producing MGKGSKRKTRWRTLSIGTPPGEEDEEEGLRNGYAKRQENDTHSRFGQSGYKPLRAGSSNGGAYAGAASRHNSSGSTSQPKIIFNEDEYTRITTPRQDMLFKKGYLSKKKPWARNANTSATSSTTESQSASHSTAGRDGSETTEDQQLLDRDCGTGEYAPAMDSNAQLGYGTFYDHVGGYYYEYPVMLVGPAPMAAQAAPSVLAAMPCAPVPLRPIDWVNSTIVPKLPGEPYCIMNYENNQCVEESTVVVEEQEDAILPMESTSRMWNENGTRSIGYGDSVGGEMDDEQSIIFIDAKEGQQVDEREEERLEEQYEDEQQAEEQPLENGMNGGAYFDPMMMQDPVHVPHVIPAVPQPYMYPGHYMFGPPLVNVNGVTIQSGLMIRTTDFATMSAAMSAACAKRKKKKKRRRQRRFTTGNTEDEEEGEYSSECDTGLPSSELPWTVCSSTVTTTTTTTTSNRPLNPECQEFQLRRTVEPRTPLPIVPSSANNTPTSETGTTINQPSALSSDTNLLVDNESNAVCNGVISDDSKNQSDELSDNGKSDQQPEPTSTSLENSRSKSLDTFTSSDNESNRLTNCLPRDEEAALSTDEVVNEATDVDKLPSITEAANNDCPSANELCERPSNEMNGETLTNGNLDSDSSSKNASMTTSRPLSPVSNDENSRSGSITPKSVENAAFRDDQNHESLSSSKSSLSTSLSKRKYSAKGNKFVREPTPGPDLNSTTEPENETKTHDLTENLQKIDLSNDTKLDSKFESQDNKAMKVDQVSGKFGTKTAAVCSLLNKETIEATNEDSGFESQTQLSDYPITQAVTEWLRKEKSPDLFIASAISMDCEEDEDDMDQEPPKNLQGNPILALSASSGADNTALSRTAICGEFAGLGNIKSGQEQQQPDGSNNNSGASRRKKDAKRRSEERRRVARHVVIGKVDHEMVSSSDSCGQREDLANITRRKNLAKQQQQDVVDDICEFTEKDSVAGVRVASSSRIDSKRVNARRTKRQGKSHARNPSNNIDTKIRRTEDVDDEDDDGIVEDTMNVRTFEKGEIIVSEDGKLLTSSTYEPSLRRCHDAAATIKAPDKSETGKQTTERKMEEERKRSSSIEDEKSGSGIDSLDSIEEPDVLECWETEIIEPLVTPKRMLQSEGIVCEGEAAEDDTIEVEQVNVDYVQKYYRLARESATSIEEISLKADPPTSSKSVPNMSERKEEIPARKEPVKDKGDMPIDEAFEVYESCYTGNSPFLAMDSKVFKLRTLYGQEGETPIPCKTVCCQIQ from the exons CTCCACCCGGCGAAGAGGACGAAGAAGAGGGATTGCGAAACGGTTACGCGAAGAGACAGGAAAATGACACGCACAGTAGGTTCGGACAGAGCGGGTACAAGCCGCTTAGAGCCGGAAGTAGCAACGGTGGAGCGTACGCGGGTGCCGCGTCTCGACACAATtcgtccggctcgacgtccCAACCCAAGATTATCTTCAACGAGGATGAGTACACGAGGATCACGACACCGAGGCAGGATATGCTGTTCAAAAAGGGTTATCTGTCGAAGAAGAAGCCGTGGGCTAGGAACGCGAACACCAGCGCGACATCCTCGACCACCGAGAGCCAATCGGCGTCGCATTCCACCGCAGGTAGAG ATGGTAGTGAAACGACGGAGGATCAGCAACTGTTAGACAGGGACTGTGGTACCGGTGAGTATGCTCCAGCGATGGACTCGAACGCGCAATTAGGATATGGGACGTTTTACGACCACGTGGGTGGTTACTATTACGAGTATCCTGTGATGCTGGTCGGTCCTGCGCCGATGGCAGCGCAGGCTGCGCCCAGCGTCCTGGCGGCCATGCCTTGTGCACCGGTACCTCTCAGGCCGATCGATTGGGTCAATTCGACGATCGTACCAAAACTGCCTGGTGAACCCTACTGTATTATGAATTACGAG AATAACCAATGCGTGGAAGAGAGTACGGTGGTAGTGGAAGAGCAAGAAGATGCGATTCTACCAATGGAGAGTACCAGCAGGATGTGGAACGAGAATGGGACAAGAAGCATCGGTTACGGTGATAGCGTAGGTGGGGAAATGGACGACGAGCAAtctataatttttatcgacgCGAAGGAGGGGCAGCAGGTCGACGAACGAGAGGAGGAAAGACTGGAGGAACAATACGAGGATGAACAACAGGCGGAAGAACAACCTTTGGAGAACGGGATGAACGGTGGTGCCTACTTTGATCCGATGATGATGCAGGATCCGGTACACGTTCCGCACGTGATACCAGCGGTTCCTCAACCTTACATGTATCCTGGCCACTACATGTTTGGTCCTCCTTTGGTCAACGTAAATG GTGTAACGATACAGAGCGGGCTAATGATCAGAACTACGGACTTTGCGACCATGTCAGCGGCCATGTCAGCGGCCTGTGCCaagcgaaagaagaaaaaaaagagaaggaggCAGAGAAGATTTACTACG GGTAACACGGAAGACGAGGAGGAAGGAGAGTACAGTTCCGAATGTGATACCGGCCTACCGTCTTCCGAACTGCCCTGGACAGTGTGTTCAAGCACGGTCACGACCACGACCACGACCACGACCAGCAATCGGCCGCTGAACCCCGAGTGTCAGGAGTTTCAGCTGCGACGTACCGTCGAACCACGCACTCCGCTACCCATTGTCCCATCATCCGCTAACAACACACCTACGTCCGAGACCGGCACGACGATAAATCAACCGAGTGCGTTATCGTCGGACACTAACCTGTTGGTAGACAACGAGTCGAACGCGGTATGCAACGGTGTCATATCGGACGACTCGAAGAACCAAAGCGACGAATTGTCCGATAACGGCAAGTCTGACCAGCAACCAGAACCGACATCAACTTCGTTAGAAAACAGTCGATCCAAGTCGCTAGATACGTTTACCAGTTCAGATAACGAATCAAATAGACTGACCAACTGCCTCCCCAGGGACGAGGAGGCAGCTCTTTCGACGGACGAGGTCGTGAACGAAGCGACTGACGTCGACAAACTGCCAAGCATTACCGAAGCAGCGAATAACGATTGTCCGAGTGCCAACGAGCTATGCGAACGACCGAGCAACGAAATGAACGGAGAGACCTTAACGAACGGAAACCTGGACTCCGACTCGAGCAGCAAGAACGCGTCGATGACCACGTCGAGGCCGTTGTCTCCTGTATCTAACGACGAAAACTCGAGATCCGGATCGATCACGCCGAAGAGCGTGGAGAACGCGGCGTTTCGCGACGATCAGAATCACGAATCTTTATCGAGCAGCAAATCATCGTTGTCGACTAGTCTATCCAAGAGGAAGTACAGCGCGAAGGGTAACAAGTTCGTGAGGGAACCGACGCCTGGTCCGGACCTAAACAGCACCACGGAGCCAGAGAACGAAACCAAGACACACGATCTGACTGAGAATCTGCAAAAGATCGATCTGTCGAACGATACAAAGCTAGACTCAAAGTTCGAATCTCAGGATAACAAAGCGATGAAAGTCGATCAGGTATCGGGTAAGTTTGGAACAAAGACAGCAGCAGTGTGCAGTCTCTTAAATAAGGAGACTATCGAGGCGACGAACGAGGACTCTGGTTTCGAGAGCCAGACGCAACTATCCGATTATCCAATCACGCAGGCGGTGACGGAGTGGCTACGCAAAGAGAAGTCGCCGGATTTGTTCATTGCGTCGGCCATTTCGATGGACTGCGAGGAGGACGAGGACGATATGGACCAAGAGCCGCCAAAAAACTTGCAAGGCAACCCCATACTTGCACTATCTGCTAGTAGCGGTGCGGACAATACGGCATTGTCGCGCACAGCTATCTGCGGGGAATTCGCAGGGCTCGGTAACATCAAGAGTGGACAAGAGCAACAGCAGCCGGATGGTAGCAACAACAACAGCGGTGCTTCGAGAAGGAAGAAGGACGCGAAGAGGAggtcggaggaacggagacGAGTGGCAAGGCACGTGGTGATTGGCaaagtggaccacgagatggtgtcctcgtcggattcttgcggccagcgggaggacttagcgaacatcacgaggaggaagaatctggctaaacaacagcaacaggatgttgtcgatgatatttgcgaatttactgagaaggatagcgttgcgggtGTGAGGGTTGCTTCAAGTTctcggatagactcgaagagagtcaatgcaaggcgaacgaaaagacaagggaaaTCGCACGCgcggaatccctccaataaCATCGATACGAAGATTCGACGtacagaggatgtggatgacgaggacgacgatgggattgtcgaggacacgatgaacgtgagGACCTTTGAAAAAGgagagatcatagtctcggaAGATGGTAAGCTGTTAACGTCTTCCAcgtacgaaccgagcctacgacgatgtcacgatgctgccgcgacgatcaaagccccgGACAAGAGTGAAAcgggtaaacaaacaacggagaggaagatggaggaagagcgaaagaggagcagtagcatcgaggacgaaaAGAGTGGTAGCGGAATAGATTCCTTGGACAGCATAGAAGAGCCTGACGTGTTAGAATGCTGGGAAACTGAGATCATCGAGCCTCTGGTAACTCCCAAGAGAATGTTACAAAGCGAGGGAATAGTATGCGAAGGAGAAGCTGCGGAGGACGATACCATCGAGGTTGAACAGGTTAACGTGGACTACGTGCAGAAATATTATCGATTGGCACGCGAGAGCGCTACCAGCATAGAGGAGATCAGTTTGAAAGCAGATCCGCCAACTTCGTCGAAATCAGTGCCAAATATGTCTGAGCGGAAGGAAGAGATTCCAGCGCGGAAGGAGCCCGTTAAAGACAAAGGCGACATGCCAATCGACGAAGCTTTTGAAGTATATGAAAGCTGTTACACCGGCAACTCACCGTTTCTAGCAATGGATTCGAAAGTTTTTAAATTACGAACGTTATACGGTCAGGAAGGCGAGACTCCAATACCATGCAAGACGGTCTGTTGCCAGattcaataa